The Buttiauxella selenatireducens genome has a window encoding:
- the gltX gene encoding glutamate--tRNA ligase, whose translation MKIKTRFAPSPTGYLHVGGARTALYSWLFARNHGGEFVLRIEDTDLERSTPEAIEAIMDGMNWLSLEWDEGPYYQTKRFDRYNAVIDDMLEAGTAYKCYCTKERIDSIREQQMANGEKPRYDGHCRDGHQGHAENDPFVVRFANPQEGSVIFDDQIRGPIEFSNQELDDLIIRRTDGSPTYNFCVVVDDWDMEITHVVRGEDHINNTPRQINILKALNAPVPVYAHVSMINGDDGKKLSKRHGAVSVMQYRDDGYLPEALLNYLVRLGWSHGDQEIFTREEMIKLFTLDSVSKSASAFNTEKLQWLNHHYINHLAPEYVATHLQWHIEQQNIDTRNGPQLAELVKLLGDRCKTLKEMAETCRYFYEDFSEFDADAAKKHLRPVARQPLEVVRDKLAALTDWTAENVHNAIQATADELEVGMGKVGMPLRVAVTGAGQSPGLDVTVHAIGKQRSIARINQALEFIAQREAQQ comes from the coding sequence ATGAAAATCAAAACTCGCTTTGCGCCAAGCCCAACTGGCTATTTGCACGTTGGTGGTGCTCGTACTGCTCTTTACTCATGGCTCTTTGCTCGTAACCACGGCGGCGAGTTTGTGCTGCGTATAGAAGACACTGACCTTGAGCGCTCAACCCCAGAAGCTATCGAAGCTATTATGGATGGCATGAATTGGTTGAGCCTTGAATGGGACGAAGGTCCGTACTACCAGACTAAACGCTTCGATCGCTACAACGCGGTTATCGATGACATGCTGGAAGCGGGTACAGCTTATAAATGCTATTGCACCAAAGAACGCATTGACTCAATTCGTGAACAGCAAATGGCGAACGGTGAGAAACCTCGCTACGACGGTCACTGCCGTGATGGCCACCAGGGCCATGCTGAAAATGATCCATTCGTTGTGCGTTTTGCCAACCCACAAGAAGGTTCTGTTATTTTCGACGACCAGATCCGTGGGCCAATCGAATTTAGCAACCAGGAACTCGACGATCTGATCATTCGCCGTACTGATGGTTCTCCAACCTATAACTTCTGTGTCGTCGTTGATGACTGGGATATGGAAATCACTCACGTCGTTCGTGGCGAAGACCATATCAACAATACGCCGCGTCAGATAAACATCCTGAAAGCGTTGAATGCACCGGTTCCCGTTTATGCACACGTTTCTATGATTAATGGCGATGACGGTAAAAAACTGTCTAAACGCCACGGCGCAGTCAGCGTGATGCAATATCGTGATGATGGTTATCTGCCAGAAGCCTTACTGAACTACCTGGTGCGCCTGGGCTGGTCACATGGCGATCAGGAGATCTTTACTCGTGAAGAGATGATCAAACTGTTCACTTTAGATTCAGTAAGCAAATCAGCCAGCGCATTTAACACCGAAAAATTGCAGTGGCTGAACCATCACTACATTAACCATCTTGCCCCTGAATATGTTGCGACCCATCTGCAATGGCATATCGAGCAGCAAAACATTGATACCCGTAATGGCCCGCAGCTGGCTGAACTGGTTAAACTGCTTGGCGATCGCTGCAAAACGCTGAAAGAGATGGCCGAAACGTGCCGCTACTTCTATGAAGATTTCAGCGAGTTTGATGCTGATGCTGCGAAGAAACACCTGCGTCCGGTTGCACGTCAGCCACTCGAAGTCGTACGCGACAAACTGGCAGCGTTAACTGACTGGACTGCGGAAAACGTGCATAACGCTATTCAGGCAACAGCGGATGAACTTGAAGTAGGCATGGGAAAAGTTGGCATGCCATTGCGCGTGGCGGTAACGGGGGCAGGGCAGTCACCTGGTCTGGATGTGACGGTTCACGCGATTGGTAAACAACGTTCTATTGCGCGTATCAACCAGGCGCTGGAATTTATTGCCCAGCGCGAAGCACAACAGTAA
- a CDS encoding YfeC-like transcriptional regulator: MLKERMTPEELAIITGYSRQTINKWVRKESWLTTQKPGVQGGKARLIHVDERVRDFINSAKRVSEKHSSYHVNDASLEGLLLNSMKQMSLTEQEKLSALLLREGIAGILKRLGIRDE; encoded by the coding sequence GTGCTCAAGGAACGTATGACCCCGGAAGAGCTGGCGATTATTACTGGTTATAGTCGCCAAACAATCAACAAATGGGTACGTAAAGAGAGTTGGCTCACTACGCAAAAACCGGGTGTTCAGGGAGGAAAAGCTCGCCTGATACATGTGGATGAACGAGTTCGCGATTTTATTAATAGTGCAAAACGCGTTTCTGAGAAGCACAGTAGCTACCATGTAAACGACGCTTCTCTGGAAGGCCTTCTGCTTAATTCGATGAAGCAGATGTCGTTAACGGAGCAAGAAAAGTTGTCAGCACTGCTTCTGCGTGAAGGAATTGCGGGAATTTTAAAACGTTTAGGTATTCGCGATGAGTAA